The genomic region GGATTACCGCCGCCCTTCTCACGAAACCTAGGGTTTCGGAATGGTATCCCCAATTTTAGTTAACGTAAAGCCATGAAAGCTGTGCATGTGTCTGGGTGAAGGATCGAACTTAGGACCTGGTACCTAAACTTTGTTGTAAAACACAAATTCCATTACACTGCACCAACAAGATATGACATACAAAAACATATATATTTAGTGGGGCACAGGAACCAATAAGTCCTAGCAACGTGCCTCCCCTATTGTTCTCAGCTGACAGAATTCCTCTTAAAGGCACTGCTCCACGTGCGGCCATATTGCCAAAAGAGTCCCTAATCACAATGCCAACACCTTCTAATCTAGTTGAACGAGAGAATGCACCATCCGCATGTATTTTCCAAATCCCTACAGGAGGTGCAATCCATTTAACATCCACCACACTTCTATTTCTGATTCGTTCTACACTTCTACTACTATGAACTCTAAATTCATTGTCTTTAACTTTAGCAGCATGCAAACCTCATATGCCCCCATATTCTTCTGGTTCCATAACCTTTCATTTCGTTCTTTCCATATATTCCATAGAATAAAAACCAACTGACTAAAATCCTCCAAATTCAAATCAATAGCACACTGATTCAACCAAGAGATTGTATAAGGATTAAATTGTACCCCACATGTGACGTAGCTGGTTCATAACAAGATGCACCTGTAACACCACTCCATCAATCCACACTAACACACAAATTAAGTAGACTTACAACTCTTTTAGAAACCATACTGCTCAGAAAAGGTAAAATGTCCAAATAAACGATCAGGAACACTTCTCATGCATCAATTATTTTTATTATTTTGATGGCTTATGTTTTATCACTTTTTAAAGACTCAATCTACAACATAAGAGCTCGAATTAAAACTAAAGAAAGTCCAAAATGGAAAAGCTTATTAAAACCGAAACTCAAGTGCCACAACCAAGTAAAGGAAATATAAACCAGCCCAAGTATAGGCAAGTATAGAGACTGATGCGAACATGCTTGCCGGCTTGGTTATCAGATTCAGAACTCAGAAGAGATTTCGTCAAAGGAAAAATCTGGAGAGCCCTACTTTATCTCCTAGCTCGTGAACATCCTTTTGCATTTGCTCTTTATATTCCTGAAAAGTGAAGCTCTTATACACAGCTGGTTCAGTAGTACTGCAACTCTGTATCACGGTATCCATGGTGGGGCAGAAGAAAAATGCCACTGAAAACCTTTCAACTTTTTCATTGGCCCTCACCCTGTGCTTGATGCTCTTGTAAACACCATTGCTCAAGGCCTGCTTAGATCATATAACAAACAAGAACATGTCTGGACTTGTTAGATCATATAACACGTACAGAAGTACATAAATGGATCTATTAGAAATGCATATGTTTAATTTTGTCATAAGACGACCGAAATCGTAGGGACTCATGACCTTAGGGTTTAAGTTGGATTATGCTATCAAGAGCCAAACCATATACAGCAATCAGATTAAAACCTAATTTGAACATTCGTACGTAGAAGTCATATAAAAAAAAAAAAAACAGGTAAAAATCTACAAATGAAACTCCATTGATGCGAAGATTATACCTCAAACAGATCCCCAACGTTGACAACCAGAGCTTTAGAATTAGGCTTTATTCCAACCCATCTTCCATCTTTAAACAATTCTAAACCACCTACTTGGTCTTGGTGAACTATTGTTAGTAAATCGCTATCTGTGTGAGGGAAGAAGCCGAAGACTTGGGAAGAAAATGGACAGGGAGCGTATCTGTTTAGTCGAAGAAAACTGGTTTCTGGTGGAAAGTGATCCTTAATATAGGTTGATTCAAGACCCAAAGGCTGGGCTAAAATTTCAGCTAAGCTTTCAGCTAAATGAAACGCACGCTTCCCGTGTGCTTTCAATTGCCGACCTGATGAAATGTAGTGATAGAAAACAAATCACAACAAAAAACAAAAGATAAAGAAAATAAATAATAATGATAAGATGAAATATAAGTATATGGGAATTTATGTTATGCGTTACCACATGGTATGCCGTGAACTGTTAGATCGTCTTGATTTTAGAATTGCTGAATGATCTGACGGTTCACGGTCTAGTGCGTACTATGCGGTACCGTACAGCAGCCAAACCCTAAAACTATATGCATAGATTGCTGCACATATGCTGTTATACTGCATGCATGCATTTGAGTTATGAAGCTGTCTATCTAATTTGTGTAGCAATAAACTGGATCTAATGAGCGAGCAGTATCATCAGGTCGGCGATTGAATGATTTGTTGCTCTTTCATTTACTTGTTATTATTATCCTTTTTAAGAAATTGATTATATATGCAATAATTATTTGCGTGGTTATGATCTTTATAATATATACTATACAATTGAAATTGCAAAGTGTAAAAAGTTCATACCTAAGACTCTGGTGTTGTTCATTAATCCCTGGAACGTTGGCCATAGACATATGAAAGGCTTCCTCCCATGCGAACTGTTGGAGACAAGCAGCTTCTGGATTCCCAAACGATAACTACAGGCAGGTAAGTTCAAATATGTTTGTTCTTTCTTTTTGTCGAAAGGCTGATGAAACACCTTCTTTTGCTCATCTTGTATGTTGTTCAGAACTTGTGGTCGAATCCTATGATTCACAACAAGAAAGAAGCCCCACTGGCTTGCAGCTTGAACAATCTTGTTCATACACTCGTCTCTGTTTACGTGATCAGAATCCAGATGGCTAAGATCGATCACAGGTAGCTCACATTCCTCAACCTCTGGAAATTTGTCAATTATTGGGGCATTTTCTAAGAAGTCCTTGCATGCTTCTTGCAATGGAGGTTCGAAATCCATGAGAAATGTGGAGACGAATTTTGAAGGTAGAAGTAATTTTCAAGAACTGTACGTAGGTCGAAACTGTTATATACATGCATATGAAGATATTCAGAATTAATGCAGATCGAAACTGTTAAAAATCAGATTTAATTCTTTGATTTGATTCCATGAATTTGAGCTTAATTGGTTGAATTCCCATCTGTTTGATTTAGCAATGATCCAATGAATAGTATTAACTGCATATTCCCTATGGTCAACCTGTTGATTGCGTGAGCAATAGGTCTTACATGTAAAGGATCATATACTGATATACCCATCCCTCAAATTTTACTAGGCCGATATATAAAGTAAGAAAAATCACCAAAGCATACATAAATTTGAAAAATACGTATGTTAAATGAACAAAACATAAAAAAATTTAAACGAATTGAATATCAAAATCGAAAAAATCTTGTTTTTTGGAAACTAATAAAGTAAGAAAAGGGAAATGAAATCTACACTCCCCAAATTGTAATCCACACTCCCACTTTCCATTTTTGATAACTTAGATGTTGTCTTAGTGACTTAACTTTTATCTTCTTATAAAAATGATGACTAAAAGTGTGGATTACAATTTGGATGAGAGTTTTTTTAATTCTTGACGAATTCTGAAATGATAGAATTTAGATATCTATCAATTGAAATTCCGTTAATTGCAATTTCTATTGTTTGGTTATGTATATTTGAGATTTAAAGTGTGTGATTGATTAAGATCGTTTAAAAGAAATATAAAAAAATAAAATTTTAAAAAGCCTTGTTTTAGAAATGAAAATTGAATCCTGCAAAGGAATTTGTAAATAACATCTATTTTTGGTCGAATTCAAGTGAGGAATTTAATATAAATTCCTTCGTTTTCAATTCCATCAAAATTTAAAATTCTCTATCTAATAATGTCAAACAAAGGAATTGACTTTTATGAATTATGAAACCCATACTTTTAATTAAATTCTAAGGAATTTCCCCACATCCAAACACAACGTTGGGAAATGTGGATTTCACTTCCCTAAGAAAATACCTCAATACTATCCAATTTACTATACCTCATGTACCATAGGAAGAATTTACCCATATGATAAAGACCACACTATTTACCCATGAGCACACTTAGTTTAAGGTTAAAACCATACTATTCCCATGCTTTACCAGTTTATTACCACACAATAGTTATTAGAGGAATTGACAATAATTAGCATGCCTGGTCCTGGCCAGTGCTGGCAGTGCGCTAGCACCGGGGCCCAGGGCCCAAGGCTGAAGGGGCATTTTTTTTTTCATTTTTTATATATATAGGTGTAATTAATATATATATATATATATATTTTTATTATTCATTTGTTCCAGTCTCTTCTTCTCTCTCAAACTCTTAATCTTCTGATTCTTCTCCCAAATTCAAATACCCATTGCAACAATAAATGAGCTTGATTGGAGATTGATGTTCTCCGGAACCAAATTTTTTTGTCTGGTCTCTTTATAAATTACTCATGATCTTTAGAAATTTTTCATCCTCTCTCAATTTCACATCTCCTCTCTCACAATCTAGTTTTTAAAGACTGAACATAAGGTTACTATGAATATCACATCTTCGAATTCTTCTTTTTGGGTTGAGAAAGGTTGCTTCGAATCTCCCTTCATTTTTTCTTTTCTGAAATCATGCATCTGAGATATATGAAATTCATATATAAAATTGTGCTTATAAAATTGTTCTTATGTTTTTGCAGAGAAGATTAGAATTTGGTTTTGTGCTTGGGACCTTGGTTTTGATAGAGTGAATTTTATGTTTCTAAAACTAATAGTTTAAAGCCACTCTAAACCATTTATATAGGTAGAATTTGGAATGTGCAATGACTTGTGAAGCTTTTGTTGAGACATTAAGCTGCTGTTCTATTTAAATTGTTCTATACTGTGAATATTTAACTATGCAAATGAGTGGAAATTGATTGAGAAATTTGAATATGTGAACTTAGTTGATAGAACCAGTCAACAAGCATGTGGAAGACAAAGTTGGAAATGAGATTCTAAAGCATATGGCATTTTAATGAACGTTTCAGAATATCTGCATTTGAGTAAATGGTGCATTCTCATAAACAATTTTTTATATGTGTTTATTGTAATCCTTGTATTTCCTTTTTTTTCGGAGGTAATGGTTTTATGTCCTTCCATTGTATCATGTTTTAGCATATCAATAAAAAAAATTCAGGCGTGAGGATGAGCCTCATAACATTACACTTGACTAGGTTTGGAACCCCGAAAAAATCCACACTGGGCCTTGGATCCTTCAGGACCCGCCCTGATAATCGGGTCTGCAAGCCAAGAGGCTAACTCTGTAGCTCAACTTCAGCACCCCTGTTATAGTATTCCCCATTGCATCTATATCCCAAATAGATGAAGGCAACCATGTCTGCAATTCTCCCGGTCAAAATATATATATCTCCACAAATAAAACATATAGATCAAATCACTGGGAATTCAACCAGTTTAACCCAAAACATCGATGCATTTATTTGGGCCAACACAAGAGCATTCAGTCTTCTAACTTCTAAGTACTAATTACCAACCCCAGACAAGAACGAAAGGCTCAGAACCAATAGAAAAATGGAAAGTGTAGTGACTAACAAAATGAAGTTGCCTATTTAATGTTGTACACATGTGTCCGGAAAAGAGGAAAAAGTTGTAACATTTTCAAGGAGAGAAGGGGGCCAAATATCATAACTGTGTACATATAGCAAACATTTTACTCATCATCTTTGTACGGGTACTCCTCTGGAACTTGCTTCAGGAGTTTCACTTGCAACTCGAATGCATCATCACCTCGAAGCATATCCCGGATCCAGGTGATTTCAGTTTTCATAGACACCTGATAATGAAACAAATGTAGCAAAACTATAAGGCAAGAAAGAGCAAGAGAAAACATGTCTATCACCTCAAAGTAACTTTAGCCTTTCGACCACCCTCTTAACTTTGTTCAGTTTTCAAAAATCTCATCAGAAAGTAACCTTCACTCATAAAGAAACCATGAAACCCCCCACCCCCCAAGCTACAGTTTTACTAAAGGTTTCTTTTAGATACTACACAAGTTGTTAAGTGAATAGAAAGTAGATTTTATTCCTTCAGGAAAAAGGGGCAAGCTTCCAATCCTTTCACGTATGTATTGGAGAAGTTAGACTCGGGGGGCGGGGGAAGGGTTGGTGTACTTGTTTCTAGTGTCTTTTGAGTCTGGGTACCAATTTGATGATTTGCAAGTTCAGGCATTGAATACCCCGGTGATCTGAATTCCAAAATAAAACACAAGATAATAATCCTATTAATTTTCAAATTCGTTTTTGCTTGAAGGAGGAAGAGTACTCATAGTGGCACTGAAGGCTTGATGGAGAGAATCTTTTTGCTAGGAAGAAATGAATGGAAATGTCTTTGGCGATGATCTCACAAACACAGTAGATGCCAAGTTATAAGGATGGTTGGTTGCAATTTAAAGGAGGTGGTGGATTGCAACACTAAAAAGCTGCAAAAAACAATTCCGGCTGGTACACACCCCCATAGTACATGTGGTACATCAGCAATTTACTGTAAACTAATTGTCCGAAGCTAAAAGATCAATGTGCTCGAATTGTGTAGGCAATAAAACTACTGCAATATCATACATATAAAGATTTTGGAAGGTGAGCTAGCTGGTCGCTTCCTCTTATGCAGGGGAAGGAACTAACACTTTAATTCAAAGACCAAGGTTGAAAGTTGAAACCAATGTGTTGTCAAAATAACCAATGAGCTACTTAAAAGTACAGCAATTTGTTTCCTATGATATAGACATATAACCACTGATTAAAAATCTCAAGGCAGAAATTAATATTAAGCAGACATTTGGAAAATTAGAGCAGTAGATGAGGCTACAAGTACAACTCACCATTTCTAAGGCACCTCTTACGACTCCACTTAAGATGTTGCAATAGTAAAGTCCCTGACAAGTATCTGGAAGCTCAACAAAGTCAACTAGCGGATTGTCCTCCAGAACAATACTGCAGCATGTTCCATCAGCATCCCAATTTGTAACAGATGCAGTGACCCCCAAGAACATTTTGAAGCCAATCTGAACCAAAGGATTGAGAGAATTATTATGTACAAATGCCTACCTCAAAATATTGCAGGTAAGCAGTAAAAGGAATATGCAATAAGAAAAAATTAAAAAAGAGTATGTCGTTAAAGTTTTAGATCTAGTGAAACATGAAGGCCATACAGCAAAGACAATGTATTGACAAACAAACCAGATCCAAAATACAGTGAAACTACAGCAAGACACTGCTGCCTATCATAGCAACAAGAAAAG from Fragaria vesca subsp. vesca linkage group LG3, FraVesHawaii_1.0, whole genome shotgun sequence harbors:
- the LOC101297811 gene encoding trafficking protein particle complex subunit 3-like, producing MPPVGPRSGDAIFANVERVNAELFTLTYGAIVRQLLTDLEEVEEVNKQLDQMGYNIGIRLIDEFLAKSNVSRCVDFKETAEVIAKIGFKMFLGVTASVTNWDADGTCCSIVLEDNPLVDFVELPDTCQGLYYCNILSGVVRGALEMVSMKTEITWIRDMLRGDDAFELQVKLLKQVPEEYPYKDDE
- the LOC101314932 gene encoding gibberellin 2-beta-dioxygenase 8-like, with protein sequence MDFEPPLQEACKDFLENAPIIDKFPEVEECELPVIDLSHLDSDHVNRDECMNKIVQAASQWGFFLVVNHRIRPQVLNNIQDEQKKVFHQPFDKKKEQTYLNLPACSYRLGIQKLLVSNSSHGRKPFICLWPTFQGLMNNTRVLGRQLKAHGKRAFHLAESLAEILAQPLGLESTYIKDHFPPETSFLRLNRYAPCPFSSQVFGFFPHTDSDLLTIVHQDQVGGLELFKDGRWVGIKPNSKALVVNVGDLFEALSNGVYKSIKHRVRANEKVERFSVAFFFCPTMDTVIQSCSTTEPAVYKSFTFQEYKEQMQKDVHELGDKCAIDLNLEDFSQLVFILWNIWKERNERLWNQKNMGAYEDVSFPAQTATTSRMRPTRSTPRWASGSIVGQGRYLSTTDYESPKFSSRHVLSGDLKKWPAICRITNGYPFLVPPSSYSGYV